The genomic window CATTGCTTTTATCTGATGGTTCCTGTCAAGATTTGTACTCTTAGATTGGGTGAAATTTGGGGGAggaaaacattttttatataattgtgtTGTAGCAAAGATTTGTGAATTCAATTATCTTGTCTGTTTGTATATTTTGGAATCGTGGTTGCCGCTTCTTATGCTGTCTATATGTAAGTCCCTACATTTAGCTTGTTGAGATAATGAGAATGATTATAATATCAATGTAGTACCCTGTATTTTGCGTTACAATTGGAATAAAGTACCCCCATATTTTGCGTTACAATATAGTCGATTGCCTTGAGGCAacaaataaatatcatatgCTTGTCTACTTCTGTGGATTGTGCTTTCCTTTTGTACCCATTCATTTCGAATAGGGAGAGGGTGTGCTTCTGCTGGAGTAACTCAGTTATGTCTCGAACTGGTACGGTATGTTGGCCTTTATACCCCTTTCTAATCCAATATGGTATCTGATAATGTAACATACCCTTcatattgtgttatttatatgtttattatAAGTGATGTATGTATTGCTTGTCTATTTGTTTGTGCATCCATATCTGTATGTAGTAACATGCCTTGGGTGAGTGCACTTGTTTTATTTGtggtttcaatttttatttttgcagaaTCGTCTTAGAAATCCATCAATGTCTGGTGGATACTCTCAGCAAGGTTACCAAGCTCGGCCACCATCTAGTTGGGCTCCTCCTGCTGCTTCAATGCAACAACCTGGTTATGGCTATGTGCAACCGGGAGCATACTCTGGTCCATCACCACAGTATAATGTGCCCCAGCAACCATATGCAGGTTATCCTCCTCAGTCAGCTGGTGGATATTCTACCAATTGGGACCAGTCCACTGCAACTACACAGCAGGCTGCTCATGCTGGGTATGATTACTATAGTCAACAGGCTCAGCAACAGCAGAATCCTGGTGGTCCTGCTCCTCCAGCTGATGGGACTGCTTATAATTACAGTCAACAACCTTCCTCTGGTTATAACCAATCGGGACAGGGCTATGGTCAGGATGGCTATGGTGCATATCAACAACCACCACAATCAGGGTATGGTCAGCCAACATCATATGATCAGCAGCAAGGTTATGGCTCGGCCCCAAGCTATGGCTCTGCACAAGATGGCCAAACTACCAACTATGGATCTCAAGGGGATTCATCTCAAGTTCCACCTGTCCAACCTTCCCAGCAAGGTTATGGTAGCAGCCAACAGCCTAGCCCAAATGCTGCTAACTATCCAACACAAGGTGCTGCTCAACCAGGTTATGGCGCCCCCCCAACTTCCCAAACAGCTTATGGAAATCAAACCCAAGTCCCGTCTGGCTATGCAGCCCCTCCATCTCAAAAGCCTAGTAGCACTCCTCCTGCATATGGACAATCACAGTCACCTAGTGCGGCAGCTGGTTATGGTCAACCAGGGTATCCTTCTTCCCAGCCCCCACCTTCTGCATATTCCCAACCAGAAACAGGTTCTCAAAGGGCACCACCATCTGGTTATGGCAGTGCTGTTCAACCAGGATATGGTCCTCCTTCGTATGGTGCTCCAGCAGGTAGTCAAGCTGGTTATGGTCAGGCACCACCGTCATACAGCAGCGGTTCTTATGGTGCTGGTTATCCTCAGGCCCCAGCATATTCTGCAGATGGTAATGCAAGTGGGAATACTCGTGGTGGTAGCTACGATGGAGCACCTGCACAGGCAGGTCAGCAGGCTAGTGTTGCCAAGTCACCCCAGAGCTGATATCATAGTTTCTTTATTAAGGATTTCTGAATGGATTTGTTTACTCTATTTTCTTATGTATTAATGACATATCTACCTAGCTTTGCAACGGATGACATTGAATCATTCCTgtgttaaattagttctatttttatttttataatatttgagTTTGCATGTACACTTGCTGAAAGAATTGAAGCTACTTTAAAAGCAAAATGGAAAAATTGTGATAGTTCCAGTTCCAGGGAGTTTCTTTTCTATTGGAAAAATTGGGATCCAAAAGCTACAGAATTAAAACTACTTCAAAAGCAACAAAGGAAAAATTGGGATCATATGCTTCCAATAGAATCATTTGGAGCCAGACGCTCAAACTTAATTTCAGGAGAACACTTAATTTAAGGGCAACCTTTTCAAGATGtaatttcaatttgaatttgaatttttaaatctCTTTTACTAAATCTCATTGCGGTTGTTAGTTCTCCCTAGACTTGCATTGCATTTAGTGTGCCTCTTTTaatccatgtttttttttttttcataactCTTTTTTAGAAAAGTACCAAAAATCTAACAATAATGTAGTGCTTCTATTTTCGttctaaaataaatgtataaatgtactccctccgtcccaaaaagaatgacccattttgaatatatgcactattcatatatattgttttgaccatatttttctactaataaataaaaataaatattaacatataagatgttgttagattcgtctcgatgagtattttcaaaatatcaattttttataatttttactattatacaattaaagatattagtcgccaaagttatgcattggcatgcgtgtttcggtcaactgggtcattctttttgggacggagggagtaacagTTTTACATAGTAGCTTTCTATCTATTAAAGGTTACCATCAAATGTCATAAATGTCGACCGTGGGGTAATATTATGAGGGGGTGGCGGGGGATAGGCTTAGAAGGGGGGTTTGATattctgcaatttttttttttacggcgTGCAgtgtttaaattattaaatattaaatagtgtcgagtaaaaaaaaacttattaaatagTGTTTGGGCCTAAGAAAGGTGTTTTCAGTAATTTGATACGCAAAGTAACATTAGGGTTTccacacaaatatatatattccacATCTCATGGCTTTAGCCAAACACTCTCTACACAGAAGCAAATAAGCTTTACTCACTTATTTCCCAACCTATCAGCCTCCTTTGATAAGGGAGCGATTTCTTTTGAatcttttgttgtttgttttatatGATTTGTTGTATCTTTTGTTTATGTGTTTATAATTATGAGATTAGAACTGtgttaataatatgaaaaatgtaCGGCTCTATTTTATGAGTCAACAGCAGGGGCTTATATTCAATAGTTACCTGACTGCCGCTTAGAGCCAAAATTAAAATACCAGATGAAGATCCTTGAAAtcaacttttcaaatttttcaagaCACAATTTCTGGttaaattccttttttttttttttacaataattattaatggatgAACCTTATGTTGTTTTATGATTATTTTCGAATTTCAAGCAgatatgtcaatttttttaataggtaGATTTGTTTTGAAATATTGCTACTCTAAATTCTTCTGTTTGAAAAGCATATAGATGCatctttttataattatatttgtgtttctttgaatttattttgttatttgaGAAATATgacattaaaatatgaattagATTAGATTTAGAagatgaagattatatatttgattttaaaatttaacttttttattaaagtattttgttcatataataCGACTTTGCATATATCTCAGCATTGTATAAATCATTCATTCATGAccatgaattttaaaaatattgtttcatCTTCTGATAGAAGATTAGGtagtagttaattaattaattattaggtagtatttaattaagtaatttagatattaatgatatatattatttatattattagttggtCATTTATGTTATTGGGTTGTTAAATGGGCTTTATGCCCTTAGGCCCATTAGgagtattatatatatgtagtgcCTTATGCATTTTAACATAATGAATCTCAACCGTGCATACAAATCACAATTCGCTTGCAGCCTTCTCCACCAACAGCGAGTTGCCACGTGTCCAATTGTTTGTCTCCCACCTTCACCCAAGCACGTGATGTAGGACTAGGAGTACTGGTGTTTCTGCCTATATCCATTTTCCATGTGCCAGTTGTTGTCCTTTTGCAGGATTTCAAATCCACCCCATCCTTATGTGACACTATTAGTACTAACCCATTCACAACTTCCCACGTGTTTGGATTTCCACCTTTTCACAATCCAATttgcaagaacaaaattcaaGTGATGTGCAAACAATTAGTCTCCACCGAAACAATTTTGGGTCGCCAAACAATGGCCCAATCTTTTTGCTATGCACAAATCTTCATGGGCAAAAATCATGTGTTACAAGCCTCACCACAACTCATTTCAGTTGATCTGCTCCACATTCGTCCGGCTCGTAAACCTCCCGACTCATATCcgaaccttgaggacaaggttgaaGTGAACCCGGCGGCAATGATAGAAGATTAGGtagtagttaattaattaattattaggtagtatttaattaagtaatttagatattaatgatatatattatttatattattagttggtCATTTATGTTATTGGGTTGTTAAATGGGCTTTATGCCCTTAGGCCCATTAGgagtattatatatatgtagtgcCTTATGCATTTTAACataatgaatgaaaatgaagtcttttatttatctttatttatttgcatttctTTATTGCTTTCCTAGATTTAGCTTAGTGTAGCTTGATAGAGCTTCAACTCTctatcatcttcttcatcaatgGATTCTTCATAAATATTTTAAGTGGCTTATGATAGTCTTCATGTTcatttgaaacaaataaacTTGTAATTAAAGACAAAAAAGTAACAAGTCACACAAAGAGAAGAGATGAAACCGTGCATTTGTTGTGACACAATAGGACTACATTTGAATGTTTGATGGATGGTTAATCTACAACTATATCGATAATAATTGAAAACTAATTAAAGATGTGGCTACAACCATGAACAATTTCGTTTGTTTGTCTTCCGGCAAATTCTACTTCGAAAACTACCGTTGTTTCTTGACTTGATGATAATatatcaataggaaattggtaACAAGCGAGATAAAATTTGGACGAAGATCAATTGATTAACTTTTGTCTACTCGATTATCAAATGGTAAAATTTTGTATAATATATCTATattaagataattacacataaacatttatcaaaaaaaaaaaaagataattacacataaaCGAAAGTCAGACGCATAATAAACTAAGTCGCTAAACTTTTCTCTATATCATTTACCGAAATTAAATGCCAATATTATTGTCTAAAGGGCCATCCATTTGTTGTGAGACTCATTGTTGGTGATGAAACTTATGTTATTGGAGGACTGAATTCGATGAATCCACAATCTGATGTTAAATATTACTTTGATTGTTCCATCAGAATCTGTCATGACCCCAACAAAGAAGTTTCCCACCCATGTTGGAGTATAACATAGCTAATGTCTGTAGTAGTAATTTGTGTCCCTTAAACTCCAACACTGAACACTAATTGAAAATCAACACCATGATTAGATAAAATTAATGTcagattttttataatattttttttaaccctcaaaattagtaattagttgtTTTTCACCTCGTTTTTCACCTTGAACCTTTATTCCTTAACTTCTTTCACCTTAGTTCAAACTAGTTGAGCTATCCACCCTACTTTTCGTAATCTTTTGGATTGTATTTTTCAGAAATTAGGAGTGTTCTAAACTAATTTTATCTTTAGATCAAATAAATTTTCACCTTAAAACTGATCTAAACTAAATCACAAACACCGCCAAAAATATACCATCCTAATTCCAAAATGGAAATGAGAGTAGtaaacttgtaaaaaaaaaaaaaaagatttgagaAACTTTGGAGAAAAGAGGGGGGATGAAGAGTAATTCTCAAATTACTTTAGTCACGGGCTTGATGTTTTACATATTCCCAGAGGCCCCAACCCAGTTTAACTTATGTTTTCATATTGGGCCAAAAATAAGGTGTTTTCAGTAATTTAACACCCGAAATTTTAGGGTTTCCACACAAGTATATATACCACATCTTCAGCCTTGGCCAAGCAACCACCACCCATCACTTTCCCATCTAGTTTTCATTTTCTGTTCttgttttgagtttttttttttttacagggtTTTGAGATTTGTTGTTCCTCTTTTTTATCTTGTTTCTTCCTCCATCTTAAATCAAATTTTAGTTTGTGTTTATTATGaaattaatcaattattattttggatTAGTGTTTGTATGTGATTATGAACATATAAAAGGCTCTATTTTATGAGTCAACAGCAGGGACTTATTTTTCAATAGTTACCTGACTGCCGCTTAGAGCCAAAATTAAAATACCAGATGAAGATCCTTGAAATCAAATTTCAATTGTTTTAAGACACAATTTCtggttaaattattattattgttatagttAATTTGGCACTTAAGTCAGACACGGGTGCTTGTtgattaatttcaaaataagtTACCTTTTGCAGTGTGCCTATATATAAATTGGCTATTGATTCACGATTGGAGGTTCCTTTTTATGGTTCTCTTCAAATTTCAATCAGCTATatcttaaattctttttttcttttctttcaaacATCAGACCAAATTGTCTTTCTTTAATTCTCACTAGTATATGCTTAATACGTGAAGTGTCTGTTTCATAGACTATTTAGAGATCCATAATTCGAAATTGTCTGTTATGTTATAATTCATGTTCGTATAATTTGTCTATTTGGTCTTTGATTGTGGTCTGATACATCTTGTTTGATCAGACTTTTGATGGAACTAATGACAAGAACATCCAAAGTTATACTCATAAAGCTTAAAAGATCGATGATATGAATTTCAATAATCCTTAGGATGTGTTTGATCAGATTTAAATTTTGTATTGTAAAGTAGTATAAGTTGTGATTGTGATAATAATAGGCATAAATGCAgtagtagtagaaaaatatgacAATTAGCAAAATTTAAAACAATGCAAGAACCTAAGAACACTAAAATCTAAATTCGTAAGAACACTAAAACTGAAGTGTACACTTTCGTCGCTAAATGATTTGTTAAATCTAGCCTATATGCCGATAGGCCTGAAGAACAGAAAAACCAAAACGTCGTATTGATCCCAATGAAGACCAATCTCATCCCCTTTCTTTAAACTCTTTATGGTCACAAAATCTCTAATCCATCCGTTGACTAAAACATAACTTACTGATTTCCATCTTTTGAGAAAGTGCGTAGAGTTAGTGTTAATATCCCATATTTCCACCGGAATTCCTTTCACAATATTAGCAGCATTAACACCCAATACAGGCAACATCAAATCCTCAACTGATTTTTTATCGAGCAATAATCTACTTGAACTATCAACATCACTTCTTTTTCTGTGTTATGCAAACAAAACTCTCCCTAGTTAATCTCTTTTATATGCAGTTCAATATTTGAGAAgtctattataattttttttgcctcAAATCCTACAATATTTGATTAgattttatcattcaaatatatatttcttcatcatattttgtttttttttttttgaagaagctaaattagtccacccaaattggcgccagagagaatcgaacctcagacctcaagaggagcagactcccaggtcccaagccaataccaatgcaccaacccaagggGGTGGTTACTCTTTAACCATACTTAGTCTATTTTCTTAGATATCTTTCATTGATTTTGTTTAGATCATATGAAATAATcgattctatttatttttcatcc from Trifolium pratense cultivar HEN17-A07 linkage group LG1, ARS_RC_1.1, whole genome shotgun sequence includes these protein-coding regions:
- the LOC123917027 gene encoding far upstream element-binding protein 1 gives rise to the protein MADESQYDATPPSLKRKYDEQPPHSRPTGFSDGPPPPSYNNVPPPSTTEFELIKQRAQEVAARLLGNAAPPSDIAKRTKFDNGPPPSYDSSDLKSQYSAPMSIPSYTHQGSSKKIEIPNGRVGVIIGKAGETIKYLQLQSGAKIQVTRDMDADPNSPNRLVELTGTADAIATAEKLINDVLAEAESGGNGLVTRRMGGQGGADEFSMKIPNNKVGLIIGKGGETIKNMQATTGSRIQVIPLHLPPGDTSTERTLKIEGTSEQIESAKQLVDSILSGENRLRNPSMSGGYSQQGYQARPPSSWAPPAASMQQPGYGYVQPGAYSGPSPQYNVPQQPYAGYPPQSAGGYSTNWDQSTATTQQAAHAGYDYYSQQAQQQQNPGGPAPPADGTAYNYSQQPSSGYNQSGQGYGQDGYGAYQQPPQSGYGQPTSYDQQQGYGSAPSYGSAQDGQTTNYGSQGDSSQVPPVQPSQQGYGSSQQPSPNAANYPTQGAAQPGYGAPPTSQTAYGNQTQVPSGYAAPPSQKPSSTPPAYGQSQSPSAAAGYGQPGYPSSQPPPSAYSQPETGSQRAPPSGYGSAVQPGYGPPSYGAPAGSQAGYGQAPPSYSSGSYGAGYPQAPAYSADGNASGNTRGGSYDGAPAQAGQQASVAKSPQS